In Dreissena polymorpha isolate Duluth1 chromosome 11, UMN_Dpol_1.0, whole genome shotgun sequence, the genomic window cgagttcgaaactgggttgtgccgggtcaaaaactaggttactgggtaaaaaaagaaaaaccttgtaaacactttatgttcaatcttcatgtacctttgtccaaaatgtttgtcttaatgatatcttgattgagttcaaaagtggttcctgtgtgttgaaaaacacggccgccagtcggcggggcagttttcttaatttggctatagagaaacctggtaaacactctagaagtcacaatttgtgcccaatcatcatgaaagttggtcaaaacattggttattttgatttcttggacgagttcgaaaatggtccagatcggtgaaaaaacatggccgccagggggcgtggcagttttctctatatgtatatatatataaaacatggcaacactctagaagtcacatttttggtccaatgttcatgaaatttggtcagaacatgtgttttttggatatgacagttgagttcgaaaatggttcggatcggtaaaaaagcattgccgcgtgggggggggggtcattttccttattgttatatagtaataacagcttttgaacactatatagtttatcatgtcaagggaagtaaatgcaaatgaaaaattatgttgaattgacagagttgtctccctttttaaaatatttattgtaagCACAAGAaaattaagtggaattaattataaatgatagttttacattctggaagatagcaaacttttgaatatgttttttattgtttgatgattctgtacaatatggtattcttttgtcaaacaattaaagcgagactatacgatttttatatgtgttaaattgaaatatattgataaatacatgttataataacacaatataggcaagatattgaagacaaattttataaaatgcagcaaagacaaattagcgccccgagctgatggtgacgaagatatttcgtacatattttcctacaataaccgaagaattcgtctttttattaggatcggagttagcgTTCATGTGTGGaatgaatagacatcgctgcaggaatttaaaaacaaccattaaacaaaattaagattcacatcgtacatgcatgatatacattctggcaaaTTCGATTGTACAGatatttttgatttcagaattaaatatctcgcttatttcgcttttttcgacacatgttcttcttaagttttattttaaattaaattgaaatgtatgaccttgaaaatttggttaagttttgtgtttaggtccacttttttcctaaagtatcaaagctattgctttcatacttgcaacacttactaactatcgtaaggggactgtgcaggcaaagttatgttacgctgactggcattttgacggactTATGGGCCCTTgatatttgaaaatttggttaagttttgtgttttggtccactttacacctaaagtatcatagatattgctttcatacttggaacactggcaaactatcataaggggacagtaaaggacaagttgcataactctggttgtcatttttatggtattatggcccttttttgacctagtaactttgaatatatgtttacattttgtgtttagatccactttgcttcttaagtatcaaggctattgcttttaaacttaaaatacttgtactttcatgctatcatgaggttactgtacctggcaagttgaattttaccttgacctttgaatgacattgactctcaaggtcaaattattaaattttgctaaaattgccataacttctttaattattattagattcgattgatactttgacaaaataactcttacctgacataccacaatagactccacccaaaccaaccccacgcctccccccccccccaatcccccccccccaaatcccccctccatcccccccattattttttttaaatatcatcttataaagaccaccacaccctcacactatactccccccaccccacccaaacaaataatttttatgctccaggtaggatggcatatagcagttgaactgtccgtcaggctgtccgtccgtccgaaaaaaaactttaaaatttgccataactttttcacttttaaagatagcaacttgatatttggcatgcatgggtatctcatagagctgcacattttgagtggtgaaaggtcaaggtcaaggtcagccttcaaggttaaatgtcaaatttatggtgtctgtccgtccgaaaactttaacattggccataactttttcaattttgaagatagcaactttatatttggcatgcaagtgtatctcatggagctggacatcattttgagtggtgaaaggtgaaggtggaggtcatccttcaaggtcaaatgtcaaatatatggcgtctgtccgtccgaaaactttaacattggccatgacttttttaatattgaagatagcaacttgatatttggcatgcatgtgtatctcatgaagctgcacattttgagtggtggaagttccaggtcaaggttatccttcaaggttagaaaaattaaataaaatttcaaagtggcgttctcatgaagctgcacattttgagtggtggaagttcaaggtcaaggtcatccttcaaggtgagggtcatcattcaaggtcaaatacacacaaaattcaaagcggcgttctcatgaagctgcacattttgagtggtggaagttcaatgtcaaggtcattcgtcaaggtcatccttcaaggtcaaaggtaaatttttttaatcaaagcaacgttatcatgaagctgcacattttgagtggtggaagttcaaggtcaaggtcatccttcaaggtcaaggtcaaccttcaaggtaaaaggtaaaaaaaaaatatataaaaattcaaagcggcgttatcatgaagctgcacactttgagtggtggaagttcaaggtgaaggtcatccttcaaggtcaaggtcatccttcaaggttataggtaaaaaaaaagattcaAAGCGGCGtgctcataaagctgcacattttgattggtggaagttcaacggtcaaggtcattcttcaagataAAGATTATGCttctaggtcaaacgtcaaaaaaaaaataatttcaaagcggccttgtcatgaagctgcacattttgagtggtggaagttcaaggtcaaggtcatccttcaatgtcaaaggtcaaaattatgtttcaaagcggcgttctcataaagctgcacattttgagtggtggaagttcaagttcaaggtcatccttccaggtcaaagttgaaaaaacaaaaacaatattttttcaaaggggcgcaatgggggacattgtgtttctgacaaacacatctcttgtttttttcaaacatggttaaacactcaaatatttatttctattaatttatttttgaaataccgtccaaccatcccacccaagaatcccacccccaccaaaaaaaatattattttttttgcatttttttcatttttggaagaaaatgtaataaatgaccacaccctcacactatacacccctctccactccacccctacctcttttgtgattgaaattgagataggtccctacacctttaaaaagaaaaatagatgagcggtctgcacacgcaaggcggtgctcttggtAGGCATTATTCGTGTACCCGATATTATCTGTGTTGTTtaggcgcttattatatttgtgatgaaatttgagtgttttgtgattcggctgaatggaaaacaattttgtcacacaattaaaaatatttgcaaaaatgtggccaaacaaaaactgttgatttttttaagcaagcatcattaaataaacaaacatcgtcaacAAGTTCAAGTCCTCCCATTGAAACTTTTTCCATTGTCAATGAtagttatttaaccctttaccatttagatacgtattttcactcatttgtagtcccttaaaaagttatatttaatttaagacctttcttactagattcatgtttttaATGGCTTCAtctccaatccttagatactgatgagtagcaaacagaataaaacctgaacagactttgagctaatcgcaggctgttctggttttatgcagtttgcacatagccattttcactttggttctaagtgggaaagggtttataacaagtgactcttttgcatcgtcatcgttgatttccgaaagcaaagtgctgactgatattcaacatgttgaaactaGGTAAATAAAgttgtgactgaagactttgtgtgagttttttatgtggaaaactgttgatcatgatggtgtttgtggagtttgtgattaaagatgttgaactctttcatgcaattttaaatcccaatgtattttcccaatttcttgaaaatgccgattaaattcccaatttcaaagccatgggctatcttcccaaaatgcTAAGAAAAAAACCCTGAATTTCTTAAAGGAAAAGTATAATGTAGCAAGTTCCCAAaaagtataaatataatattgttagTAAGAATCAAAATATTAATCACGTACGTTTGATACTTAAATTAAACAGAGGTTATGacaaagaaatgaaaataaatgcgtTTAGTCGTTTACAGTACCACTGACATTACATATTTGAATATCGTTTACGTTAAGGCGTAACGTTAACAATAATAATGTCCATTTTTCGacattatacaacaaaacacttaatttgatatattttgcattttaacaCAAAGAAAGACGCTTTTTGCGCAAATTTTACATTGCTAGAAATTTCAGTCAATGTACGTTAACAGCATATAATACAGCATTCGTTTAATACGTTATACATAATTGTTCAATATAATACCTGTTTCTTCGAACCAAGGTCCTTAAGACGTTTAAATTTGCGTTAATTAATAGCAATTTCGTTAGACATTTAAATGACGTCTATAACACGTGTAATCATGATCGTTAGACGAAGTTTGCAAAACGTTTCAAAGATACCGAGCTAAGGTTACGTTATACTATGCAACAAGTATCAACAAAATGTTTCTCAGAAGACAGTTCCGGGTCTTGGGGTCAACTACAAACttacaaataattaaagttaacaAGAGACATTTACACTCCAACCAAATCATCTATGATTTCCAAAAATGAAAGATTAGGAAAACACAAAGCCAAGTTAACATGGGCACAACAATTAATTGCCTTAAAGCAAAAAATTTAAACTACTTTTGTGCAAACAATCAATTCTAAATATTAAAAGGCATTTAATACATCAGATATAAAACTTGCATGAACCTTCAAGAAATCAAACTTCTCAGCATACAAAACGATAGTTCTCTGTATATACAGTTGCTTCTTATTAAAATCTAGAAATATTACCAAGTGTCATTTAAGCAcagttacatttaaaaaatacacatgttcacaacaacaaaaaattcaaaTGCAAATTTTCATCTAAATAAGGTAAGACCAGAGTTTATGATAACAAGGATCAAATTTTACATATTGAAACACATAATTTTCAGTCACAGCACACGTTTTACACTCAAAAGTATTTTGTTACTGATGCTCAATAAGAAATACTAATTTATGTACACTGCATTCGAGAATTGTCACTGGAGCTGTTCCTCGACCTTCACCCTGACCCTACGTACGAGACCGTCCTTATCGGGTGTGGCTTCAACAACGACAGCAAGAGGCCACTGGTTCCTTGATAACTCTTCTTCCTTAATCAACACTATATCGTCCACACGAATATTACGGCAAGCCGAATGCCATTTCTGTCTTAATGAAATGGCAGCAATATACTCTTGTTGCCATTGCGACCAAAACTGTTCAAGGAGATACTGTTCATGTCTCCATTGTTTCTTCAGAAAGAGGTCCTCGCGTATGAAGTCTCCGGGTGGTGGTGCAGGAACATCTGATTTTGTATGTGGTTTGGTGTAAGTGGTTCTAGTGCATTTGGATCATTTATGTCACATACAGTAAATGGACGACTGTTGTTGATAGCCATCACTTCGTAAAACAATGTTCGCAATGAAGAGTCATCCAAACGTCCTGGGCACAGCAGCAATACAAAGTTCATTACATTTCTTATGGTCCTAATCTGTCGTTCCCATACTCCACCGGATGGCTAGAACTTGGAGCGTTAAGGAGAAAATCACAATGTTTTTCGGCAAGATGAGACTCAACTTTAGGCACATCAATTTTTGCACTAAGTTCATTTTTATCACCAATAAAATTAGTTCCTTGGTCTGAGCAGAATTGTCTTACAGTTCCACGAATTGCCATGAAACACCTTTAACTGTTTATGAATGCATCGGTCGACATATCATCAAGAATTTCAATGTGCACTGCACGCGAACACAGACACGTAAACAAAAGTCCATATTGTTTGGTTTCTTTACGACCTTGTTTCACCGTAAAAGGTCCAAAACAGTCCGTTCCACAATATGTAAATGGTGGGTACTCTTCCACATGGTCATTTGGTAATTTTGTCATTTTCTGACACTATTGGGCTTCGGAATTTTCTACATACAACACAATTTCTGATATAGTTTGCTACCACTTTACTCCCACCAACAATCCAATAGCCTATGTTTCGTAGTTTATTTAGTGTGAAACCTCTGCCTTGCTGTTGAATGCTCTGATGAGCATGAGCACTTAGAAGATGTTTATTGAGGGAAGTATTTTGGTATCTGGCAGAGCAGTCGAAGACTACTTTGATACTTAATTTAAATAGAGGTTATGacaaagaaatgaaaataaatgcgtTTAGTCGTTTACAGTACAACTGACGTTACATATTTGAATAGCGTTTACGTTAAGGCATTATGTTAACAATAGTAATgttcattttatatatttatgcagCTCTACCTgcgttatattgttttttttggtatccggagaagtgcccccccggagaactgccccccggagaactgccccttattttaaaggtggcggagaggtaccccccatcaaatcggtaggggcggagaactgcccccctgtcagaatttagtaggcggatatctgcccccccatcaaatctgtagggcggagaactgccccccggtgtcatattagttattagttacgtagtgaaaacaatacttacgggtaattttacgttatcgccgtacacattttatccggtaacaatttaatttcagtacaagtatattaccatttatcgaactgaataacacaaattgtctagaggcatgtgataatactgtttaaggcccttggtacgcatctgcaccactcactatacatgaatgccttgtaaaagtcgtgttttaataagagcgcgaaacatagtcgagatccacacaggaaacgcgtgcgtgttaatactggcaatgtgttgcaactaaatatagacgtgcaactcggtacttatggaggaaaagttacatcggaattaatttacattataaagatagtattgacccatggaaaaaacgttaattgacatataaaaaagtaaattaataggcaaggcaaaggcaataatttagctgacttgaagaaaaaagtgaagtgaagttgaatttataagcaatttatttatgttgtttagttaattcatgtcttctagcaccttatccgtcggtagcatcgccagaccgtcgagtcgtccgcagtttgcattttgagcagatcatgtcgacatgccaaacaaacaaaatcggtaacagttgctttaattagcagctaataaggcaggcagagaacttgttaccgttaacgataagtaccgcgatcttttaatcttttaattggtagaccggaccgaccttaattgttaagaacttgttagctttgaataaagccgcatacgggtttattatattgaaccgtccaaatccgtaattggcgaaaacaaacaaataaattattgttttcagctggcataaggatggattaaattgcatgctgattgtttgtttttattacggggaaaatatcaaataattcagccgcgaaaactttttattagcaaaaagttatttgtttttctttgttcacattgacgaaaatcacgtgattatcaagttggcgacgtgacgacgtccatgccgaggtaggtattttatgccgttttataacttttattaattgtacaactttatatcacttttgaaatttcactcaatttccatacataatagcaagaaagttactggcgttattgtcattataatactcgctttatatatcaccgctatttctttaattagggggcacttctccgggtcatcaattctgacaggggggcagttctccgccccttattaatcagcagggggcagttctccgccctatacaaaaaacagtgagggggcagttctccgcccagtgaaaaatctttgggggggggggggggcagttctccgggggggcacttctcctagagccgttTTTTTGTATGGCATTGCAATATGCATGATTACATTAAACAACGATTGGTAAtctttgttaattgttttaagatacctatatatatatataaacaacttTAATAGTTGTTTGCGACCTGAACTGCGTCCTTTTGACCTCTGTTAACAGTACATGCTTTGATTTCAAGTTAGCTCACCTGGTAAGatttaaataaacacacacaaacgcGAAAATAACACTGAATGAAACAAATAAGTTCACAGCGTGTCaatcacatttattttaactaaattagCTCTATTAGATCCAAAAAACTAATACATGTACTCTAGCTGCGTGcctaaaaatgttgttgttgttcatataagcgtggtttgtattgttatcaccgggccgtataatcgatgcctcgtggtttgtattgttatcaccggggtgtataatcgatgccccgtggtttgtattgttatcaccgggctgTATACttgatgccccgtggtttgtattgttatcaacgGGTCGTAAAATcaatgccccgtggtttgtagtATTACCGCCGGGCCGTATAATGGATGCCCCATggttttgtattgttatcaccggggtgtataatcgatacCCTGTGGTTTTTAAAGTTATCACCGGGCCGTTTAATCGATGCCAAatggtttgttttgttatcaccggggtgtataatggATGCctcgtggtttgtattgttatcactggGATGTATAACCGTtgcccgtggtttgtattgttatcacagGGGTGTACAATCAATGCCCTGTGGTTTTGGAGATATGATGTATAAGTTTCAAAAGCTCATTGTAATTTGACAGGTTTGcatttatgtttgataattctTTAAACAACATACTCAATGATATACCAATTATGCATTCTTAACTAGTAGTTAGGAAAATAAGCAACAATTTAGAACACGCATTAATGGAATTGAATTAATTGTTGATGGTTGTATTTTATTGCCGAAAAATGTTATCTGTGAGCATGATTTAAAAACATAGCTCATATAAAAGTGttgaatacataattattatgataatgagCTAACAACCAAAAGCCTGGAAGAAGACGGTTCTTCCATCCTAATGAGTCCAGTATGGACAAGGCTCTTGTTTCAAGGTCTGCCACCATTAACACCCAGTGGTTGTAATTTATGTTCACCGGCAGAAAACCCCATTTGTAATTTTGGAACTTGATCTGTTAAGATATGTCTACTTGACTTGCATGGTACCAATTCAAGACTACTTAACACGATGAAATACGAAACAATGTAATTGCTGAACTTTTTctatatttaatgataattacAACCATTACACAAGATTGGAGATAGAAAAGTTTAAGCCATTTACAGTATGCTATGAATAACAAGACATTACTGTACCACTTGTCTTAAAAACGTTCTGTAACAATAAAAGGTCTAAGTTTATACTGTTTCATCGACTTTTACGTATTTAATCTACCTTCCGGAACCTCCATGTATCCAGATTACCCGCCATCCACATCATCATCAGGTAGCTGGGTAACGCTAATACCCGATGACAAGATGTTGCGTAATGCACCATAGCTAAATGATGGAGGTAGGCGTTAATGATctgttataaataattttacaactattttaaacaaaacatatactaaaattaatgttaaaacatTCCTTACAAATAACACTTTCAAGTCGAATACCAGCTTCAACAGGACTTTCCTCTCCAGTCAATTTGGTATTGTCCGTGTCGTATGTCTTTGTCCTGTAGGTGTCATATATCGTCGTCGTCTTTTCAGTGTCGTTTGTCGTCGTCATCGTCTCAGAATTGCCCGTGTCGTATGTCGTCTTCTCAGTCATGTCCGTGTCGTATGTTGTCGTCATCGTCTCAATCTTGACCGTGTCGTATGTTGTCGTTATCTTCTTAGTTGTGTCCGTGTCGTATGTCATCGCCGTCATCTCCGTCGTGTCCTTGTCGAATGTTTTCGCCGTGGTCTCAGTCTTGTCATTGTTTTATGTCGTCGCAAATGTCTCAGTCGTGTCCATGTCGTTAGTCGTCGTCATCGTCTCATTCTTGTCCGTGTTATATGTTGTTGCCATCGTCTCAGTCGTGACCGTGTCGCATGTCGTCGTGATCGTCTCAGTCATGTCGATGTCATATGGCGTCGTCATCATCGCAGTCCCGTTCCTGTCGTTTGCCGTCGTCATAGTCGTAGTCACATTCATGTCGTTTTCCGTCGTCATAGTCGCAGTCCCATTCGTGTCGTTTGCCGTCGTCATAGTCGCAGTCACGTTCGTGTCGTTTGCCGTCGTCGTAGTCACAGTCACGTTCGTGTCGTTTGCCGGCGTCATAGTCGCAGTCCCATTCGTGTCGTTTGTCGTCGTCATAGTCCCAGTCCCATTCATGTCGTTTGCCGTCGTCATTGTCTCAGTCATGTCCATTTCGTCCTCGTCTTCTCGCCACTCAATGTAGGATTGAAGCACCCTCTTCATTTCTTCATTCTTAAGACCACGACCTAATGAGAGCGACAGTAGTTTTCATATGCACTTGCTTGTAGTTTAACTACTTTTTTAATGATTTTCTTGCTCGGCTCGACAAAGATATTCTGTAAGTCTTGCTGATGTTAACAATCAATTATGCCAAAATGATCAAGGACACAacattaaaattaaatctattttccttGAAAAAATTCCCAACACTTGTTGACgcaaaattacaattatttaccATTGATAAGTTCATACAATCTCGATTATTTTTTTAGTGTTAATGATACTCTTATGTATTTTAACTATTTTACAATGTACTGTTACACGTTACAAACCTGGTTGGTTTCGACAGATGTTTGGGCTTCGGAAAGGTACACCTTCCAGCCAAAAGGGTGAGGTAAGGGATGCCAAGCCCCAGAAATTCCTTTGTATACCTTTCGTTTTGTGCACTTCAATCATTGCCTCTATTTTTCAGAaggagggcagttctccgcccaatCAAAAACAGTCAGAGGGCAAatatccgcccagtgaaaaatcttttaGAGGGCACCACTTCTTTGGGGGGGGGTCTCCTGCTTTATCGGATAAATGTCCACATTAGAAAAGCTGTATGTTAACTGTTAACGATACCatttggtttatatgcatgtatgtgTGGATGACAACACAGGATTGCAATaaacaggacctatattataggctatagtACACCGTTGTTTatagccccctgcaataaattagctcaaaacttataatgcggatccgtttataacgctgtttcccggcttggaccccattgaccgcgctatattggagttacagtgtatatacaCATCAACTTTCATGATTACATGgacattaatttttgttaaaaatgttcatTTACTGTATGTACATTATACATGAAGATGTAAACACAACACTTTTCACAGTAAATACAAATAATCAGGAAggtatttatatacatatgtgCAGTGCATCACTGAGTaatcatttctttgttttacaACTTTGTAACTAAACTGTTCTGTTGGCCCTGTTAATGTGTCCTGGAAAGCACTGGTGATGAACAGGCACGTTGCATTGTACACACCCAAACTTGGAGGTCCCTGCACGCTCCCCACGGTGCGTTTTGATGTGACATTCAACGTAAACCTTTTTCCTTTCAAATGATTGTGTGGACTCGAGCCGGTCTGGCTGTGTCAAAGATTGGTGCATCCTTTCCTGCAGCATAATCGCCAATCAGACCGTCCGCAAGGTCTTGAACAAAGTCCTGCATGTTGGGCCACTCACGCCTGACTGCCTCTGGGTAAGATTCTTTCGCAACTATGTATGTGTTCAGCGCACTGCCCATCATAAAGTGGAAAAACAGACATCTCCACCATTTTCTCGACCGATGGTTGATGATGTGGTATCCGATCATATGGTCTTACAAGTCCATCTCCTTCATGAACCGCTGGTAGTCGCTCAGCATTTTGGGCACTTCCACAGGTTGCTGCACCGCGTTACCAGACCTACCCATGTCAGCAGGGGTGTGGAAGTTCTACAGGACCATAACACACTTTGTTTCCTGCCAAACACAACAGGAAAATTCCTCTTTCTGAGTTACCAGGAACTCATTTTTGCTCAGCATTATATTCCTTGGTTACAGTGCAGTGGGCAGACCTTTCCTGTTATTATGCACAGTGTCTCAGGCAAACACACAGTTTAACTAGGTCGGC contains:
- the LOC127849648 gene encoding uncharacterized protein LOC127849648, with product MKRVLQSYIEWREDEDEMDMTETMTTANDMNGTGTMTTTNDTNGTATMTPANDTNVTVTTTTANDTNVTATMTTANDTNGTATMTTENDMNVTTTMTTANDRNGTAMMTTPYDIDMTETITTTCDTVTTETMATTYNTDKNETMTTTNDMDTTETFATT